A genomic stretch from Coffea arabica cultivar ET-39 chromosome 10c, Coffea Arabica ET-39 HiFi, whole genome shotgun sequence includes:
- the LOC140015834 gene encoding uncharacterized protein, protein MQEARSRNDGIKHIEITTNFLWQIWKARNEWCFNQELKEGHQVSKKAVEEWMEYDEAIRDVKMANEENSQPENKHRMLVGLMEQHSNIMYTDAGMNQGKAKAGVGIITKANNGRILVTLSIPHPGAKDTAEMEAIAIRTALGKAIEENMASLLILSDCKAVVNRLNTGCQGLTSMDMLIKDIRQLSQSC, encoded by the coding sequence ATGCAGGAAGCTAGATCAAGGAATGATGGGATTAAACACATTGAAATCACAACTAACTTCCTCTGGCAAATCTGGAAGGCAAGGAATGAGTGGTGTTTTAACCAGGAATTGAAGGAGGGGCACCAAGTATCCAAAAAAGCTGTGGAGGAATGGATGGAATATGATGAGGCTATAAGAGATGTTAAGATGGCCAATGAAGAGAATTCTCAGCCAGAAAACAAACATCGAATGCTAGTTGGACTGATGGAACAACATAGCAATATAATGTACACGGATGCTGGAATGAACCAAGGCAAAGCTAAAGCAGGAGTTGGGATTATTACTAAAGCTAACAATGGCAGGATTCTTGTAACATTGTCCATCCCACATCCTGGAGCTAAAGATACTGCAGAAATGGAGGCTATAGCCATTCGAACAGCCTTGGGCAAGGCTATAGAGGAAAACATGGCATCCTTATTGATTCTTTCTGACTGCAAAGCTGTTGTGAATAGACTCAATACAGGATGTCAAGGCCTAACCTCAATGGACATGCTAATTAAAGACATCAGACAGCTAAGTCAGTCCTGTTAG